One Candidatus Korarchaeum sp. genomic region harbors:
- a CDS encoding OB-fold nucleic acid binding domain-containing protein gives MSYREAAQKVRIAELLSGDFEEVSVEGIRYFRLPWGSVLKVRVMGLVVESSLREDGTFATLDLHDGTASIQVKAWDEDVSLLIDPDTGKLYDQGTVLDVIARVRSWKDSIYLSPVLIIKVRDPNAILLRELEILRRELRIRVKPKKDEENLMRDLIRILKDLGPLSADEVADLLKEDHLKLKRKLDEMASYGLLQRDEGRYSYIGHY, from the coding sequence ATGTCCTATAGGGAGGCAGCACAGAAGGTAAGGATAGCGGAGCTCCTCTCGGGGGATTTCGAGGAGGTCTCGGTAGAGGGGATCAGGTACTTCAGGCTCCCATGGGGGAGTGTTCTCAAGGTCAGAGTAATGGGCTTAGTCGTGGAATCAAGCTTGAGGGAGGACGGGACCTTCGCTACGCTGGATCTACACGATGGTACGGCTTCTATCCAAGTTAAGGCTTGGGATGAGGATGTGTCCCTCTTAATAGACCCAGATACAGGGAAATTATACGATCAAGGAACTGTATTAGACGTTATAGCTAGAGTGAGGAGCTGGAAGGACTCAATATACCTTTCCCCCGTTCTAATCATAAAAGTGAGGGACCCAAACGCTATCCTCCTGAGGGAACTGGAGATACTGAGGAGGGAGCTGAGGATTAGGGTGAAGCCTAAGAAAGATGAGGAGAACCTGATGAGGGATTTAATAAGGATCCTGAAGGATCTGGGTCCCCTATCTGCTGATGAGGTAGCTGACCTCCTTAAGGAGGATCACCTCAAGCTCAAGAGGAAGTTGGATGAGATGGCCTCGTACGGACTGCTTCAGAGGGACGAGGGAAGGTACAGTTACATCGGTCATTATTAG
- a CDS encoding translation initiation factor IF-2 subunit beta: protein MSSREEYLQMLAEARKKLPKLVVSGERFSPPRPIVAIEGKQTHIVNFKEIVTAVNRDAKMIARYLSKELGSPYFLTEDERKLILSRKIDPKQVENRIERFIRTYVICPHCGRPDTTLIKVKKAWVLRCQACGAETPVPKL from the coding sequence ATGTCTTCAAGAGAAGAGTATCTACAGATGCTCGCGGAAGCCAGGAAGAAGCTCCCTAAACTCGTGGTCAGCGGTGAGAGGTTCTCTCCGCCTAGGCCTATAGTAGCAATAGAGGGAAAGCAAACGCATATAGTGAACTTCAAGGAGATAGTTACGGCTGTAAATAGGGACGCTAAAATGATAGCCAGATACTTATCCAAGGAGCTGGGGTCCCCTTATTTCCTCACAGAGGATGAGAGGAAGCTGATACTCAGCAGGAAGATAGACCCTAAGCAAGTTGAGAACAGAATAGAGAGGTTCATAAGAACTTACGTGATATGCCCTCACTGCGGCAGGCCTGATACGACTCTCATTAAAGTGAAGAAGGCTTGGGTCCTCAGGTGCCAAGCTTGCGGTGCTGAAACACCAGTCCCCAAGCTGTGA
- a CDS encoding translation initiation factor 1A produces the protein MRSKKGSSKGGDIERSLDAEMEELLPAEELEVFGRVLEPLGKGHFRVECADNTVRVCRVRGKLRGRKGWVKRGDIVLVSLWPFQRSRGDIVVRYDRQQVNWLMEKGYIPKEWASLEEG, from the coding sequence TTGAGGTCGAAGAAGGGAAGCAGTAAGGGAGGAGATATAGAGAGGTCTTTGGACGCTGAGATGGAGGAACTACTACCGGCTGAGGAGCTGGAAGTGTTCGGGAGGGTCTTAGAGCCCCTAGGGAAGGGACACTTCAGGGTGGAATGCGCTGATAACACCGTGAGAGTGTGCAGAGTTAGGGGTAAGCTCAGAGGGAGAAAGGGCTGGGTGAAGAGGGGTGATATTGTGCTCGTATCCCTCTGGCCCTTTCAGAGGAGCAGGGGCGATATAGTGGTGAGGTACGATAGGCAACAGGTGAACTGGTTAATGGAAAAGGGTTACATACCTAAGGAGTGGGCTTCCCTTGAGGAGGGCTGA
- a CDS encoding serine protein kinase RIO: MDERLEELEEKVEEILRKGREERRVKDEEYYEVKQLVFDNRTVRNLLKLFNKGVLNDLTWIVSSGKESVVLAGRGAGIEVAVKVHRVHTANFKRYLDYIVGDHRFVPIKDKEKLVYVWAKKEFRNLKRMWENGVNVPKPVDLAGNVVVMEFIGEGSVPAPLLREVELLESPREVRDTIIEDVRKCYLKAGLVHGDLSEYNLMYWKGKPWIIDVSQAVVLEHPLSYSLLLRDLERVVNFFKRRYRLNSIDVRELADELVRERDLLEGDKSSDT; the protein is encoded by the coding sequence TTGGATGAGAGGCTGGAGGAACTCGAGGAGAAAGTGGAGGAGATACTGAGGAAGGGAAGGGAAGAAAGGAGGGTCAAGGATGAGGAATATTATGAAGTCAAACAACTTGTTTTCGACAACAGGACAGTCAGAAACCTTCTGAAGCTCTTCAACAAAGGTGTTCTAAACGACTTAACTTGGATAGTGAGCTCCGGAAAGGAGTCGGTTGTGCTAGCTGGGAGAGGAGCTGGGATCGAGGTAGCTGTGAAGGTGCACAGGGTCCACACGGCCAACTTCAAGAGGTACTTGGACTACATAGTCGGTGACCACAGGTTCGTCCCGATTAAGGATAAGGAGAAGTTGGTCTATGTGTGGGCGAAGAAGGAGTTCAGGAACCTGAAGAGGATGTGGGAGAATGGTGTTAATGTCCCTAAGCCAGTGGACTTAGCTGGTAACGTAGTTGTCATGGAGTTCATAGGTGAGGGGAGCGTCCCAGCCCCTCTCCTGAGGGAAGTCGAACTGTTGGAAAGCCCTAGAGAAGTCAGAGATACCATTATAGAGGACGTGAGGAAGTGTTACTTGAAAGCAGGACTTGTTCACGGTGATCTCAGCGAGTACAACCTGATGTACTGGAAAGGAAAGCCTTGGATTATCGATGTTTCCCAAGCAGTCGTTTTAGAGCACCCTCTCTCTTATTCACTCCTCCTGAGGGATTTAGAGAGAGTGGTAAACTTCTTTAAGAGGAGGTACAGGTTGAACTCGATCGATGTCAGAGAGCTAGCTGACGAATTGGTGAGGGAGAGGGATCTTCTTGAGGGAGATAAGAGTTCTGATACCTAA
- a CDS encoding KH domain-containing protein: MREIRVLIPKERVGVLIGKRGSTKARIEELTKARIDVDSSTGEVTISFPEPPGDPLLPMKLESVVRAIGRGFNPEVAMMLLEDDYVLEVIDIRRFVGDTKNALTRMRGRLIGERGRARMYIEERTNTKISVYGHTVSIIGRTYDVVAAREAVISLLEGSMHSTAYRLMERKIAEMSKRRIMDEMMLDKALREKE; encoded by the coding sequence TTGAGGGAGATAAGAGTTCTGATACCTAAGGAGAGAGTGGGTGTCCTGATAGGTAAGAGGGGCTCGACCAAGGCTAGGATAGAGGAGCTGACGAAGGCTAGAATAGATGTGGACAGTTCAACAGGGGAGGTGACGATAAGCTTCCCAGAGCCCCCCGGTGACCCTCTCCTACCGATGAAACTCGAGTCAGTCGTGAGAGCTATAGGAAGGGGGTTCAACCCCGAGGTAGCGATGATGCTGCTGGAGGACGACTACGTACTGGAGGTGATAGATATAAGGAGGTTTGTTGGTGATACGAAGAACGCTCTCACCAGGATGAGGGGGAGGCTCATAGGGGAGAGGGGGAGGGCTAGGATGTACATAGAGGAGAGGACGAACACCAAGATCTCAGTTTACGGACACACTGTCTCCATAATAGGGAGAACATACGATGTTGTAGCCGCTAGGGAGGCTGTGATCTCCCTCCTGGAGGGGTCAATGCACTCAACCGCTTACAGGTTGATGGAGAGGAAGATAGCCGAGATGAGTAAGAGGAGGATAATGGATGAGATGATGCTCGATAAGGCTTTAAGGGAGAAGGAGTGA
- a CDS encoding DNA topoisomerase VI subunit B — MAEGLKLEEISAADFFYRNRSLAGFDNPVRATYTIVRELVENSLDAVELSGKSPKVTVVMREERGASEEGLPWYRIKVADNGVGMSPEEIPLAFGRVFVSSKYKLIQSRGTFGLGGTMALLYGQITTNMPFKITSAKEGEPAHEFTMMIDIRKNEPIVLERRIVKRASRRSFTVVESTFEGSYQRAKRKIVEYLQQTAIVVPYVSIAFLDPEGYFYLFPKSTDRMPPRPKEALFHPKGVDLELLQRLLSSTRTRTIESFLITHFQRVGKKTANELLKIAKLDPDKKPLELTKEEIRALYEALRSYKDFLPPDPSVLSPLGEDLLESGIRKELQPEFIKAVQRPPSVYEAHPFIVETAIAYGGMIRPTGDIQLYRYANKIPLLYDVSSDVSYQVIKRMDWSIYGIKNPEEDPIAFFVHIVSTKVPFKTVGKEFIANVPEVAREIELGLRECARELRLFLGRKRKKEMLLKRYELFKMYYELISLVLEEILGKRPPVEKLVEKVRGTGEEDEQ; from the coding sequence ATGGCCGAGGGATTGAAGCTAGAGGAGATAAGTGCTGCCGACTTCTTCTACAGGAACAGATCGCTGGCGGGTTTTGACAATCCCGTGAGGGCTACTTACACAATAGTTAGGGAACTGGTTGAGAACTCCCTCGATGCCGTGGAGCTCTCAGGGAAATCCCCTAAGGTAACTGTAGTGATGAGGGAGGAGAGGGGAGCGAGTGAAGAGGGGCTCCCCTGGTATAGGATAAAGGTAGCTGATAACGGTGTGGGGATGAGTCCCGAGGAGATACCCCTAGCTTTCGGCAGGGTGTTCGTCAGCTCTAAGTATAAGTTGATCCAGAGTAGGGGTACCTTCGGCTTAGGTGGTACTATGGCTCTTCTTTACGGACAGATAACCACTAATATGCCCTTCAAGATAACCTCAGCTAAGGAAGGGGAACCCGCCCACGAGTTCACGATGATGATAGACATAAGGAAGAACGAACCCATAGTGCTCGAGAGGAGAATAGTGAAGAGAGCCTCCAGGAGGTCCTTCACAGTAGTCGAGTCCACGTTCGAGGGGAGTTACCAGAGGGCTAAGAGGAAGATAGTGGAGTACCTACAGCAAACAGCTATAGTCGTCCCCTACGTATCGATAGCCTTCCTAGACCCCGAGGGCTACTTCTATCTCTTCCCCAAGAGCACTGATAGAATGCCGCCGAGACCTAAGGAAGCTCTGTTTCACCCAAAGGGAGTGGATTTAGAGCTTCTCCAGAGGTTGTTGAGCTCCACGAGGACTAGAACCATAGAATCTTTTCTAATAACACACTTCCAGAGGGTCGGGAAGAAGACAGCTAATGAGCTCCTCAAGATAGCTAAGCTGGATCCTGATAAGAAACCCTTAGAATTAACTAAGGAGGAAATAAGGGCGCTTTACGAGGCTTTGAGGAGCTATAAGGACTTCCTCCCTCCTGACCCCAGCGTCCTCTCGCCACTAGGTGAGGACCTCCTGGAATCGGGCATAAGGAAGGAACTCCAGCCTGAGTTCATTAAAGCAGTCCAGAGACCTCCTTCCGTCTACGAAGCACACCCCTTCATAGTGGAGACAGCCATAGCTTACGGCGGGATGATAAGGCCCACCGGCGACATACAGCTCTACAGGTACGCTAACAAGATACCTCTGCTCTACGATGTATCTAGCGATGTCTCCTACCAAGTGATAAAGAGGATGGACTGGAGTATATACGGTATAAAGAACCCTGAGGAAGATCCAATAGCTTTCTTCGTTCACATAGTCTCTACTAAGGTTCCCTTCAAAACTGTGGGGAAGGAGTTCATAGCTAACGTTCCCGAAGTAGCTAGGGAGATAGAGCTAGGCCTGAGGGAGTGCGCTAGGGAGCTCAGACTCTTCTTAGGAAGAAAGAGGAAGAAGGAAATGTTATTGAAGAGATATGAGCTCTTTAAGATGTACTATGAGCTGATATCTTTGGTTCTAGAGGAGATATTGGGAAAGAGACCTCCCGTGGAGAAGCTAGTCGAGAAGGTAAGGGGTACGGGTGAGGAGGATGAGCAGTGA
- a CDS encoding Mut7-C RNAse domain-containing protein, with protein MVDIDERFFVVDSMSGNLAKWVRILGCSVKYVTPELDDSSVLNMLEGGILITRDSELLRKAVRLGYEAHEVPQDLLDAIVVLSSRFGVRLKVDARRTRCPFCDTPLEILSRASIISELPKEVLRGHRRFLTCRNCGKVFWFGSHYWKMLRTLARAKRKLLLDQPKSSSPG; from the coding sequence ATGGTAGATATCGATGAGAGGTTCTTCGTGGTCGACTCAATGAGCGGGAACCTAGCTAAATGGGTCAGGATACTCGGCTGTAGCGTTAAGTACGTGACTCCCGAGCTTGACGACTCCTCGGTCCTGAACATGCTTGAAGGAGGGATTCTGATAACTAGGGACTCCGAACTCCTCAGAAAAGCCGTTAGGCTTGGTTATGAGGCTCACGAGGTCCCTCAGGATCTATTAGATGCTATAGTGGTCCTCTCTAGCAGGTTCGGGGTGAGGCTTAAGGTGGATGCTAGGAGGACCAGGTGCCCCTTCTGCGATACTCCCCTCGAGATATTGAGCAGGGCTAGTATAATCTCAGAGCTACCTAAGGAGGTATTAAGAGGACACAGGAGGTTTTTGACATGCAGAAATTGCGGTAAGGTCTTCTGGTTCGGTTCTCACTACTGGAAGATGCTTAGGACACTAGCTAGGGCTAAGAGAAAGCTCCTATTGGATCAGCCAAAGTCGAGCTCCCCGGGATAG
- the rplJ gene encoding 50S ribosomal protein L10, whose protein sequence is MSLETVRKSKSRIRKEASIKRFLELAREYPTIMLADFSRIPADHFGRVRKELAPNVRFFVMKKTLIKKACELSDRDGLKELVNRLPMNLVVIFSKKDPFETYRLISERKVEVFMKPGDVAEEDVVIPAGPTDLAPGPILMDLRAMNIPTKIQGGKIAISESITLLKKGEKASAQIADLLRNLNIKPLKVGFKVTGALDDEGLIYPPEVLSVSLEDILKSVQIAHLRSLNLAIEIGEINRYTIAPLTQRAIKRAFALSVGIGWLSDATIPLLIRKAVQVATIIGGKVGA, encoded by the coding sequence TTGTCCCTGGAGACCGTGAGGAAGAGCAAATCTAGGATCAGGAAGGAGGCCTCTATAAAGAGGTTCCTCGAACTAGCGAGGGAGTATCCCACGATAATGCTAGCTGACTTCTCCAGGATACCTGCTGACCACTTCGGGAGAGTGAGGAAGGAGCTCGCACCCAACGTGAGGTTCTTCGTGATGAAGAAGACTCTTATTAAGAAGGCTTGCGAGCTCTCAGATAGGGATGGGTTGAAGGAGCTAGTGAATAGACTTCCGATGAACTTGGTGGTCATCTTCAGCAAGAAGGACCCATTTGAGACCTACAGACTGATCTCCGAGAGGAAGGTAGAGGTCTTCATGAAGCCAGGTGATGTGGCTGAGGAAGACGTTGTGATACCAGCTGGCCCTACCGATCTCGCCCCGGGACCCATCCTGATGGACCTCAGGGCTATGAACATACCCACTAAGATACAAGGAGGAAAGATAGCCATATCTGAGAGCATCACTCTGCTCAAGAAAGGAGAGAAGGCCTCGGCTCAGATAGCCGATCTGTTGAGGAACCTGAACATAAAGCCCCTGAAGGTTGGGTTCAAGGTCACGGGAGCTTTGGACGATGAGGGCCTGATATACCCACCTGAAGTCCTATCGGTGAGCTTAGAGGACATACTCAAGTCTGTTCAGATAGCTCACCTGAGGTCTTTGAACTTAGCTATCGAGATAGGGGAGATAAACAGGTATACTATTGCTCCTCTCACCCAAAGAGCTATCAAAAGAGCCTTTGCATTATCAGTCGGCATAGGTTGGCTGAGTGACGCTACGATACCTCTCCTAATCAGGAAAGCTGTTCAGGTAGCTACGATCATAGGGGGAAAGGTGGGAGCTTAA
- a CDS encoding 50S ribosomal protein L1, translating into MSKSLVESDSLRKLREILEKSPKRRFNEAVDLVVVLRGIDLKKDPSAKISEVVELPHQPRNRKVKVAVIGKGEFLTKAREAGADRVLEPEELEAIAANKRALKKLANEYDFFIAQADVLPRIVRFIGPVLGPRNKMPVSLPAASVSQLPDLIERLRRSVRIRTKDQPIVHAKVGSRDMEPEDLLDNIRAVLSAIERKYEDPRKIAKVYVKTTMGPAEELPTAAGR; encoded by the coding sequence ATGTCGAAGTCCCTGGTTGAGAGTGATTCCCTGAGGAAGCTGAGGGAGATCCTCGAGAAGAGCCCCAAGAGGAGGTTTAACGAGGCTGTGGACTTGGTGGTGGTACTCAGAGGGATAGACCTCAAGAAGGATCCTAGCGCCAAGATAAGTGAGGTAGTAGAGCTCCCCCATCAGCCTAGGAACAGGAAAGTGAAAGTAGCTGTGATAGGAAAGGGGGAGTTCCTAACTAAGGCTAGAGAAGCGGGAGCCGATAGGGTGCTGGAGCCTGAGGAACTGGAAGCTATAGCTGCTAATAAGCGGGCCCTTAAGAAGTTAGCTAACGAGTACGATTTCTTCATAGCTCAAGCCGATGTCCTCCCTAGGATAGTGAGGTTCATAGGTCCCGTGCTAGGTCCTAGGAACAAGATGCCCGTTAGCTTGCCAGCGGCCTCTGTCTCCCAGTTACCTGACCTCATAGAAAGACTTAGGAGGTCCGTCAGGATAAGGACGAAGGACCAGCCTATAGTACACGCTAAGGTGGGGTCTAGGGACATGGAACCTGAGGACCTCCTTGATAATATAAGGGCTGTGCTCTCAGCTATAGAGAGGAAGTATGAGGATCCCAGGAAGATAGCTAAGGTTTACGTGAAGACGACTATGGGACCCGCTGAAGAGCTCCCCACAGCTGCTGGGAGGTGA
- a CDS encoding 50S ribosomal protein L11: MPKKVVRVLIEGGKATPGPPLGPALGGLGLNMGQVVKEINEKTNSYAGMKVPVEIEVDTDTKKFEVRVGTPPTSVLILRELKLEKGSSDAKKRVGNLKMDQVVKIARMKFGDSNTPNFREVVKQVLGTALSMGVTVEGKDPREVQREVDSGSLDHLLGD, from the coding sequence TTGCCTAAGAAGGTAGTGCGGGTCCTCATAGAGGGGGGCAAGGCTACTCCCGGTCCTCCACTCGGACCGGCCTTGGGAGGATTGGGGTTGAATATGGGGCAGGTGGTGAAGGAGATAAATGAGAAAACAAACAGTTATGCTGGTATGAAGGTGCCGGTTGAGATAGAGGTCGATACGGACACCAAGAAGTTTGAGGTAAGGGTGGGCACACCCCCCACCTCGGTGCTAATACTGAGGGAGCTGAAGCTTGAGAAGGGTTCTTCGGACGCTAAGAAGAGGGTGGGTAACCTCAAGATGGATCAGGTGGTTAAGATCGCTAGGATGAAGTTTGGGGATTCGAACACACCGAACTTCAGGGAAGTGGTGAAGCAGGTGTTGGGGACAGCTCTCTCAATGGGCGTTACGGTTGAGGGTAAGGATCCTAGGGAAGTTCAGAGGGAAGTGGATTCAGGGTCTTTGGATCATTTATTGGGTGATTGA
- a CDS encoding protein translocase SEC61 complex subunit gamma — protein MSEKERKEGLIDYIVQTLKVAEKPGWDEIWDTFKVTITGFLLIGLIGFLIQLVALYIVGG, from the coding sequence ATGTCTGAGAAGGAGAGGAAAGAGGGATTAATTGACTACATAGTTCAGACTCTCAAGGTAGCTGAGAAGCCGGGTTGGGATGAGATATGGGATACCTTCAAGGTGACTATCACGGGGTTCCTCCTGATAGGGCTTATAGGATTCCTCATACAGCTGGTGGCACTCTACATAGTAGGTGGATGA
- the ftsZ gene encoding cell division protein FtsZ, whose amino-acid sequence MVRVATRRADEGVREIPQKVSPEDSSLKEFLERVKARIVIMGVGGGGSNTITRLNAIGIDSVETVAVNTDAQHLLITAADRKILIGRELCGGNGSGGDPHIGEEAARESAEELEDFLRGCDLLFIMAGLGGGTGTGASPVIAEIGRRVGAAVISVVTLPFTAEGGKKKEIAMRGLSKLASVSDTIVVVNNDRILDIARELPLQQAFFISDEIVARAVKGVVELVVKPGLVNVDLADLRNVIESGGPAVLTFGESDGENRAMEAVEDALGNPLLDADISGGKAAIVNITSGPDFSLEEMQQIVETIVSSLDPTANVIWGARIDESLKGAVQVLLIVTGVTSPTVEAALQGELREPALERLTKPRGERAAKLGVAARPEIRVAERKTVPLAREVRERSDLGIDEL is encoded by the coding sequence ATGGTGAGAGTGGCGACTAGGAGAGCTGATGAGGGAGTCAGAGAAATCCCTCAGAAAGTATCTCCTGAGGATTCAAGCCTGAAGGAGTTCTTAGAGAGGGTAAAGGCTAGGATAGTGATAATGGGAGTTGGAGGAGGAGGTAGTAACACGATAACTAGGCTGAACGCTATAGGCATAGATTCTGTTGAGACGGTGGCTGTGAACACGGACGCGCAGCACCTCCTAATAACAGCCGCAGATAGGAAGATACTGATAGGGAGAGAGCTCTGTGGAGGGAACGGATCCGGAGGTGATCCTCATATAGGGGAAGAAGCGGCTAGAGAGAGCGCTGAGGAGCTCGAGGACTTCCTGAGGGGCTGCGATCTCCTCTTCATAATGGCGGGATTAGGAGGAGGGACTGGGACTGGAGCCTCACCCGTGATAGCTGAGATAGGGAGGAGGGTCGGGGCCGCGGTCATATCCGTGGTGACGCTACCGTTCACAGCTGAGGGGGGGAAGAAGAAGGAGATAGCGATGAGGGGTCTATCGAAACTAGCTTCAGTCTCAGATACCATAGTTGTTGTGAACAACGACAGGATACTAGACATAGCTAGAGAGCTCCCCCTACAGCAGGCCTTCTTCATATCCGATGAGATAGTCGCTAGAGCTGTTAAGGGTGTTGTGGAGCTCGTCGTCAAGCCGGGGTTAGTTAACGTGGATTTAGCTGACCTCAGAAACGTTATAGAAAGTGGAGGACCAGCTGTCCTAACCTTCGGTGAGAGCGATGGCGAGAACAGGGCCATGGAAGCTGTTGAGGACGCCTTAGGTAATCCTCTGCTCGATGCAGATATCTCCGGAGGCAAGGCCGCTATAGTAAACATAACATCGGGCCCGGACTTCTCTCTAGAGGAGATGCAGCAGATAGTGGAGACTATAGTCAGCTCCTTAGATCCAACTGCCAACGTCATATGGGGAGCTAGGATAGACGAGTCCCTGAAGGGAGCTGTTCAGGTCCTCCTCATAGTCACTGGAGTGACCTCGCCCACCGTGGAGGCGGCGCTCCAAGGGGAGCTCAGGGAGCCCGCGCTCGAGAGGTTGACGAAGCCCAGGGGCGAGAGAGCAGCCAAGCTCGGAGTAGCTGCTAGGCCTGAGATAAGGGTAGCTGAGAGGAAAACAGTCCCCTTAGCTAGGGAAGTGAGGGAGAGGAGCGATCTAGGTATAGATGAGCTCTGA
- the nadC gene encoding carboxylating nicotinate-nucleotide diphosphorylase, whose protein sequence is MIEELYIKRLLEFLEEDAFPEDLTSGSLIGIRGRGLIFCKDEGRGVLAGVRFIKPFLDYLGFEVSVNKHDGELVGRGDLILTLVGPADKLLAVERLILNLIARLSGVATATNLMVRLAKSVDPNIRIAGTRKTTPGLRAFEKYAIEVGGGDPHRFNLADAVLIKDNHIAIYGDLESLIKTVKSKISFTKKVQVEVSTYEDAIRAYRAGADALLLDNMKLRDIEQVTSELKGKLIIEVSGGVTPSNVVEYARTGVDVISSGYITHSARWLDFSMDAERA, encoded by the coding sequence TTGATAGAGGAACTCTATATCAAGAGGCTCCTGGAGTTCCTGGAGGAGGACGCATTCCCCGAGGATTTAACCAGTGGGTCCCTAATCGGGATCAGGGGTAGGGGTCTTATCTTCTGTAAGGACGAGGGGAGGGGTGTGTTAGCGGGCGTTAGGTTCATCAAGCCCTTCCTAGACTACTTGGGATTCGAGGTCAGTGTCAATAAGCATGATGGGGAGCTCGTCGGTAGGGGGGATTTGATACTAACACTAGTAGGTCCTGCTGATAAGCTATTAGCCGTAGAGAGGTTGATCCTTAACTTGATAGCGAGGCTCTCAGGTGTAGCTACCGCGACTAACCTAATGGTGAGGCTCGCCAAGTCAGTTGATCCGAACATCAGAATTGCAGGTACTAGAAAGACGACGCCTGGGCTCAGGGCTTTCGAGAAGTATGCGATAGAGGTGGGAGGAGGTGATCCCCACCGCTTCAACCTCGCCGATGCTGTGCTGATAAAGGATAATCATATAGCGATTTACGGGGACTTGGAGAGCTTGATTAAGACTGTGAAGTCCAAGATTAGCTTCACGAAGAAGGTTCAGGTTGAGGTTTCTACATACGAGGATGCTATAAGGGCTTACAGAGCTGGTGCAGATGCTTTACTGCTCGATAACATGAAACTTAGAGATATTGAACAGGTAACGAGCGAGTTGAAGGGTAAGTTGATAATAGAGGTCTCCGGAGGGGTAACGCCGAGTAATGTGGTGGAGTACGCGAGGACTGGGGTGGATGTTATAAGCAGTGGCTACATAACTCATAGCGCTCGATGGCTTGACTTCTCTATGGACGCTGAGAGAGCCTAG
- the nadA gene encoding quinolinate synthase NadA gives MRRNALVEEVRRLKIERRAVILGHNYMDLEVQLVSDSTGDSYDLALKAASTEADVILFAGVRFMVEQAKALNYEREVLSPDLNARCTVADSLDKEILLEYKERFPEVPVVLYINSNLEAKALADYIVTSSTAAKAVRRIPSDTVILGPDVNLATYVERVSGKRVIKVPPNGRCIVHASYIPTYVEEARRKHPKAKLLIHPEAPPEVLELADFVGSTNQMIEFARSDSSEEFIVGTELGMLNSLKLRVPNKYFYPLTLEPFARCPFMAMITLEKVYRSLRDRVYRIEIPRNIAEAVRESFERTRKLLSD, from the coding sequence ATGAGGAGAAATGCGTTAGTCGAAGAGGTAAGGAGGTTGAAGATTGAAAGGAGAGCCGTAATTCTTGGACATAACTACATGGATTTAGAAGTACAATTAGTCTCCGATTCCACGGGAGACTCCTACGACCTCGCCCTTAAGGCCGCGAGCACTGAAGCCGATGTGATCTTGTTCGCAGGGGTTAGGTTCATGGTTGAGCAAGCTAAAGCATTGAATTACGAGAGAGAAGTGCTGTCCCCAGATCTAAACGCTCGCTGTACAGTAGCAGATTCCTTAGATAAAGAGATCCTCTTGGAGTACAAGGAGAGGTTTCCTGAAGTACCTGTAGTTCTTTACATAAACTCAAATCTCGAGGCGAAGGCGTTAGCCGACTACATAGTGACATCATCGACCGCAGCTAAGGCGGTGAGAAGGATCCCCTCCGATACCGTTATACTCGGCCCTGACGTTAACTTAGCAACTTACGTTGAGAGGGTCTCAGGCAAGAGGGTGATCAAGGTACCACCCAACGGGAGGTGTATCGTTCACGCGAGCTACATACCGACTTACGTTGAGGAAGCCAGGAGAAAGCATCCTAAAGCTAAACTCTTAATACACCCCGAGGCGCCCCCCGAGGTACTGGAGCTCGCTGACTTCGTCGGTTCAACGAACCAGATGATAGAGTTCGCGAGGAGCGATAGCTCGGAGGAGTTCATAGTGGGTACTGAGTTGGGTATGCTCAACTCCCTCAAGCTAAGGGTCCCGAATAAGTACTTCTACCCCCTCACCCTTGAGCCCTTCGCGAGGTGCCCATTCATGGCCATGATAACTCTCGAGAAGGTTTACAGATCACTGAGGGACCGCGTTTACAGGATCGAGATACCTAGGAATATCGCTGAGGCTGTTAGAGAGTCCTTCGAGAGGACTAGAAAGTTGTTAAGTGATTGA